A single region of the Opitutus sp. genome encodes:
- a CDS encoding ABC transporter ATP-binding protein, with product MQKRDQTATPLQRLWTLIRFDDGLLRAAVVFQILQSLSYLPFYAGVGILVDHILQNTALTLEERIRWIGIYALANLALWPLHAWFTVKAFAFSQRLVRASTARLRRLLVDQLQRMSLGFFTRRGAGALANQVTVDLGRVEAFLVNLSGYLIVSITLGLGALVYLAWLSPLLAAITLLAVPAQVLVMRSVRLRLERLNQRVQQTGEDFSARVVEFIGGMRVTKSLGNEEIAAAELAEVIERVRGSGIEASVTMRWVMMGMQMIGEYLGVVVWCVGGLLYLNNSLPLGSLVAFAGMLGFVRGGFQSFFGAYDAWLQAKPGLEAMLAILDSHELEGYRPDGRSAQPPALRGELTLRNVSFRYPGADIGTPTMVDINLHIPAGQRIGLVGETGAGKSTLLDLLMGFYQPDKGDIRYDDQPIADIGLRTLRRSVAIMGQDAFIWNTSVRENIRFGRPTATDAEIETAATKAQADDFIRKLERGYDTLCGERGGRLSGGQRQRIALARVFLRDPRIVILDEPTSALDLETEARLQDDLDVLCQGRTTFIVAHRLSTLRGVDRVLVFQRGKIIEDGSVSALLARPNGHFARLMELQTRGLPKLS from the coding sequence ATGCAAAAACGCGACCAGACTGCCACGCCGCTCCAGCGCCTGTGGACGCTAATTCGTTTTGATGACGGCCTACTCCGCGCCGCCGTCGTTTTCCAGATCCTGCAATCGCTCAGCTACCTGCCGTTCTATGCGGGCGTGGGCATCTTGGTGGACCATATTTTACAGAACACAGCGTTGACCTTGGAGGAACGCATCAGATGGATCGGGATCTACGCATTAGCCAACCTCGCGCTTTGGCCGTTGCACGCATGGTTTACCGTGAAGGCGTTCGCTTTCAGCCAACGCTTGGTGCGAGCCTCCACCGCTCGCCTGCGTCGCTTGCTGGTCGATCAGCTACAACGCATGTCGCTCGGATTTTTCACCCGAAGGGGAGCCGGTGCGCTGGCCAATCAAGTCACCGTAGATTTGGGCCGAGTAGAGGCGTTTTTGGTTAACTTGTCCGGGTACTTGATTGTTTCCATCACCCTGGGACTCGGCGCGCTAGTCTATCTGGCTTGGCTGAGTCCGCTGCTGGCTGCGATCACGCTGTTGGCCGTGCCAGCACAGGTACTCGTAATGCGTAGCGTGCGTCTGCGACTGGAGCGACTTAACCAGAGAGTACAGCAGACCGGCGAGGATTTCTCCGCCCGCGTAGTCGAGTTCATCGGCGGCATGAGGGTGACCAAGAGCTTGGGCAACGAGGAGATCGCCGCAGCCGAGCTAGCCGAGGTGATCGAGCGCGTGCGCGGCAGCGGCATCGAGGCAAGCGTTACCATGCGCTGGGTGATGATGGGGATGCAAATGATCGGTGAATACCTAGGCGTGGTCGTGTGGTGCGTCGGCGGCCTGCTTTATTTAAACAACTCGCTTCCGCTGGGCTCGCTGGTCGCCTTCGCTGGCATGTTGGGTTTTGTACGCGGAGGGTTTCAGTCATTCTTCGGTGCCTACGACGCGTGGCTGCAGGCCAAGCCCGGGCTAGAGGCGATGTTGGCCATCCTTGATTCGCATGAATTGGAAGGCTACCGACCCGACGGCCGGAGCGCGCAACCACCCGCCCTGCGCGGTGAGCTGACCCTGCGTAACGTCTCGTTCCGCTACCCCGGCGCTGACATAGGTACACCCACGATGGTCGACATCAACCTCCACATTCCCGCCGGCCAGCGGATCGGCTTGGTTGGAGAGACCGGCGCGGGCAAGAGCACGCTGCTCGATTTATTGATGGGCTTTTATCAGCCCGATAAAGGCGACATCCGTTACGACGACCAGCCGATCGCCGACATCGGCCTGCGTACGCTGCGCCGCTCGGTCGCGATTATGGGCCAGGATGCGTTTATATGGAACACCAGCGTTCGCGAAAACATCCGCTTTGGCCGACCGACCGCCACCGATGCCGAGATCGAAACGGCCGCCACGAAGGCGCAAGCCGACGACTTTATCCGTAAACTGGAGCGCGGCTACGACACACTTTGTGGCGAACGCGGTGGCCGGTTGTCAGGTGGTCAACGCCAGCGCATCGCCTTGGCCCGGGTATTTCTGCGCGATCCGCGTATTGTCATTCTCGACGAGCCGACCAGCGCCCTCGACCTGGAGACCGAAGCGCGCCTCCAGGACGACCTCGACGTACTGTGCCAAGGCCGCACTACTTTCATCGTCGCCCACCGACTCTCAACACTGCGCGGGGTGGACCGCGTCTTGGTGTTCCAACGCGGCAAAATTATCGAAGATGGTTCAGTGTCGGCCTTGCTAGCTAGACCCAATGGCCATTTCGCGCGTCTGATGGAATTGCAAACCCGCGGTTTGCCAAAGCTCTCGTAA
- a CDS encoding alpha/beta hydrolase: protein MKNPTSMLSLKAFAALFSACLFVGISASASEARSAKDISYLSPEEAKDPYRQERCVLDIHVPAGAAQNLPVVVWFHGGGLTEGNKTWFPGELLQQGLLVVTPNYRLIPRGTPVNALEDAAAAVAWVFAHIQEYGGDPSRIFLSGHSAGGYLSTLLTLDRSWLAAHQIDANRIVGLVPFSAQMVTHSSFRSASGSAELESFAPLAHARADAPPLLLLMGDRDKDLPGRYSQNTEMLTRLKAAGHKDCQFVEFRGTDHVTMQPTGIPLLVTEIARLSAARPPATKP, encoded by the coding sequence ATGAAAAACCCCACTTCAATGCTCTCTCTCAAGGCCTTCGCCGCCCTGTTCTCCGCCTGTCTCTTCGTGGGCATCAGCGCCTCAGCGTCAGAAGCCCGTAGCGCCAAAGACATTTCTTATCTTTCGCCTGAAGAAGCCAAAGACCCATACCGCCAGGAACGCTGCGTGCTCGACATTCACGTTCCCGCTGGTGCCGCGCAAAACCTCCCTGTCGTGGTCTGGTTCCACGGCGGCGGATTAACCGAAGGCAACAAGACCTGGTTCCCCGGCGAACTCTTGCAACAGGGCCTGCTCGTGGTGACGCCCAACTACCGGCTCATCCCCCGCGGCACGCCAGTAAACGCCCTTGAAGACGCTGCCGCCGCCGTGGCCTGGGTCTTCGCGCACATCCAGGAGTATGGCGGCGACCCGAGCCGCATTTTTCTGTCCGGCCACTCCGCCGGCGGCTACCTCTCAACCCTCCTCACCCTAGATCGCTCTTGGCTCGCCGCCCACCAGATCGACGCCAATCGCATCGTCGGCCTCGTGCCCTTCAGCGCACAAATGGTGACGCACTCCTCTTTCCGCTCCGCCTCCGGCAGCGCCGAACTCGAATCCTTCGCCCCGCTCGCCCACGCCCGCGCCGACGCACCACCCCTCCTTCTACTCATGGGCGACCGCGACAAAGATCTTCCCGGTCGGTATTCACAAAACACCGAGATGCTCACCCGACTGAAAGCCGCCGGCCACAAGGACTGCCAGTTTGTTGAGTTCCGCGGAACCGACCATGTCACCATGCAGCCCACCGGAATCCCGCTGCTCGTCACCGAGATCGCCCGCCTCTCCGCGGCCCGCCCGCCCGCGACAAAACCATGA